DNA from bacterium:
GAGGTAGTTTTGGATATTTTCTTCCGCATTTTTTTTTACATCATCTCAAAAAAAAGAGGTTATCTATCTTCACCAGCCAGTTATGTAATGTTATTTCGCTAATCTCAAATTCTCTTAAAGCCGGATATAGCTTTTTGCAAGCATTGGATATGGTGGCTAAAGAAACCTCCCCGCCAATATCTGTTGAATTCAGTCGGGTCTTACGCGAGGATAATTTGGGCGTCCCATTAGATAAGGCACTTGAAAACCTTGTTAAGCGGATAGAAAGTGAAGATTTAGATTTAGTCGTAACTGCAGTATTGATTCAAAAGCAAATTGGTGGAAATCTGTCAGAGATTTTAGACCGTGTCGCATACACTATCCGGGAACGAATCCGAATTAAAGGAGAGATAAAAACATTGACCGCTCAAGGACGGCTATCTGGACTTATTGTCTCACTTTTACCCGTTATCTTAGGATTAATCCTCAGTCTTCTCCAACCTGATATTTATAAACTCCTTATCACC
Protein-coding regions in this window:
- a CDS encoding type II secretion system F family protein, whose translation is MLLCLFLTIIKKGKKKKVKERLKPYIGPLFIPQITNIEQKESLSDKLGTKLINFIFFKGYQAKIKDKLAKAGVLLRPSEFILINLFISLCFAGIGIVIFPKIFFISLFAGGSFGYFLPHFFLHHLKKKRLSIFTSQLCNVISLISNSLKAGYSFLQALDMVAKETSPPISVEFSRVLREDNLGVPLDKALENLVKRIESEDLDLVVTAVLIQKQIGGNLSEILDRVAYTIRERIRIKGEIKTLTAQGRLSGLIVSLLPVILGLILSLLQPDIYKLLITERMGWLIIGIGVTMQIIGILIIKKLIRVEV